In one window of Frigoriglobus tundricola DNA:
- a CDS encoding sugar phosphate isomerase/epimerase family protein: protein MSLSRRQFLAASLVAPSVLRSGTGRAIDPIRRPSDKPDLKLSLAAYSYRQGLDLKNPAMTLFEFIDLAADLPLDAVELTSYYWAETTDAYAEKLRAHATKKKLAISGVPVGNNFCVRDEAKYKAEIQKVKDWTARAATAGATTVRIFAGNLEKGDTLGEAQKRVVAAINECCVVAEKLGVYLALENHGGITDTPEHLLELVKPVKSKWLGVNIDTGNFRTADPYADIAKIAPYGVVSQVKTEVSPGGKTADADLARVVKILKDANFHGYVALEYEAKEDPKVAVPKHVKELRKLIG from the coding sequence GTGTCCCTCTCTCGCCGCCAGTTCCTCGCCGCGTCTCTTGTTGCTCCTTCGGTCTTGCGGTCCGGCACGGGCCGGGCCATCGACCCGATCCGGCGCCCGTCGGACAAGCCGGACCTGAAGCTGTCGCTCGCCGCGTACAGCTACCGCCAGGGCCTCGACCTGAAGAACCCGGCGATGACGCTGTTCGAGTTCATCGATCTCGCGGCCGACCTGCCGCTCGACGCCGTCGAACTCACGTCCTATTACTGGGCCGAAACGACGGACGCTTACGCCGAGAAGCTCCGCGCGCACGCGACCAAGAAGAAGCTCGCGATCTCCGGCGTGCCGGTCGGCAACAACTTCTGCGTGCGGGACGAGGCGAAGTACAAGGCCGAGATCCAGAAGGTGAAGGACTGGACCGCGCGGGCCGCGACGGCGGGCGCGACGACGGTCCGCATCTTCGCCGGGAACCTGGAGAAAGGTGACACGCTCGGAGAGGCCCAGAAGCGCGTGGTCGCGGCGATCAACGAGTGCTGCGTGGTGGCCGAAAAGTTGGGGGTGTACCTCGCGCTGGAGAACCACGGCGGCATCACCGACACGCCGGAACACCTGCTCGAACTCGTGAAGCCGGTGAAGAGCAAGTGGCTCGGTGTGAACATCGACACGGGCAACTTCCGCACCGCCGACCCCTACGCCGATATCGCGAAAATCGCCCCCTACGGCGTGGTGTCGCAGGTGAAGACGGAAGTGTCCCCCGGCGGCAAAACGGCGGACGCCGACCTCGCCAGGGTGGTGAAGATCCTGAAGGACGCGAACTTCCACGGCTACGTCGCGCTGGAGTACGAAGCCAAGGAGGATCCAAAGGTGGCTGTGCCGAAGCACGTCAAGGAACTCCGCAAACTGATCGGATAG